From a single bacterium genomic region:
- the mqnE gene encoding aminofutalosine synthase MqnE yields the protein MNNLINKLTNITHPLSEIAEKVLNNERLTKEDGISLYESFDILSIGVLADYARIKRLDNHEKKDFVYWINNHHLNLTNICEGSCKFCAYKRKEGQEGAFLYSLEKAVEYLETKVSKNAGEIHIVSALNPSWTLENYKTLLKESKRILPDTHIQAFTAVEIDYLAKISNISTKQVLQELIDSGLGSLPGGGAEIFAENIRQKVCPEKISGDKWLEIMETAHQLGLKSNATMLTGIGETVEDKIDHMLKIREVQDRTGGFMTFIPLFCHYENTEIIEFQQQTGFETVKDYAVSRLMLDNVPHIKAFWIQIGTKLAQITLSFGVDDLDGTVMEEKITRYAGAKTGHAMSKDELIHLIKRAGKTPVERDTVYNIVKVY from the coding sequence ATGAATAATCTGATTAATAAATTAACAAATATAACCCACCCCCTATCAGAAATAGCTGAAAAAGTTTTAAATAACGAAAGACTTACAAAAGAAGACGGAATCAGCCTATATGAGTCTTTTGATATTCTTTCTATAGGTGTACTTGCTGATTATGCAAGAATTAAGAGGCTTGATAACCATGAAAAGAAAGATTTTGTATACTGGATAAACAATCATCACTTAAATTTGACCAATATTTGCGAAGGAAGCTGTAAATTCTGCGCTTACAAAAGAAAAGAAGGACAGGAAGGGGCTTTTTTGTACTCTCTTGAAAAAGCCGTTGAATATCTTGAAACAAAAGTAAGTAAAAATGCCGGCGAAATTCATATTGTATCGGCTTTAAACCCATCATGGACACTTGAAAACTATAAAACACTGCTTAAAGAAAGTAAAAGAATTCTGCCTGATACTCATATTCAGGCTTTTACGGCAGTGGAAATTGATTATCTGGCTAAAATTTCAAACATTTCAACAAAGCAGGTTTTGCAAGAACTTATAGATTCAGGTCTTGGCTCTCTTCCGGGCGGAGGAGCAGAGATTTTTGCAGAAAATATAAGACAAAAAGTTTGTCCTGAGAAAATTTCCGGTGATAAATGGCTGGAAATTATGGAAACTGCTCATCAACTCGGACTTAAGAGCAACGCAACAATGTTGACGGGGATTGGCGAAACTGTCGAAGATAAAATCGATCACATGCTAAAAATAAGAGAAGTTCAGGATAGAACAGGCGGGTTTATGACTTTTATTCCTCTGTTTTGTCATTATGAAAATACAGAAATTATTGAATTTCAACAGCAAACAGGGTTTGAAACAGTAAAAGATTATGCTGTTTCACGCCTTATGCTGGATAATGTCCCGCACATAAAAGCTTTCTGGATACAGATCGGCACAAAACTTGCGCAGATAACTTTGTCTTTTGGGGTTGATGATCTTGACGGAACTGTTATGGAAGAAAAAATAACACGCTACGCCGGTGCAAAAACAGGGCATGCAATGTCTAAAGATGAATTAATCCATCTTATTAAAAGAGCAGGCAAAACCCCTGTTGAAAGAGATACTGTTTATAACATAGTGAAAGTTTACTAA